The following proteins are encoded in a genomic region of Thermococcus henrietii:
- a CDS encoding DUF58 domain-containing protein, whose translation MLGFEGIPYQPSVIPLEEEGEETEVSPTSKLALYLISLWVIPLVSFLLLRWEMVYLVLPYLTLLSVSYLFFKPTGNVEVWRVVSHNRFLEGQEAEIEVHVKTDFRVDYFRVRDLVPDLEVVGKPEKVFSLGPGEEGVLRYRVKVKRGIYRFEGVRVSYRDPFGFFSSDRIVDHFTEIVGVPILYEVQTPYSTKGTKITIGPLPSPLIGGGLEFHAIREYQPGDPLKVINWKATARTGRIMANEFESERKVDVVFVIDASRMNEPVFDYLIRAAASLMLNALNDGTSFGLLMAERIPLWVRVDYGKRHFFKCIDFLSTARPDENNFIAYQVEHLVKTSLPPRAQIIYFSPLVTEESRKALKILAEFGYKVVVISPNPNSLYEPKTEDEELAMKLVQLKRKAILNSLAGYGLIIDWDVRKPLKAAIAEVLGV comes from the coding sequence ATGTTAGGCTTCGAGGGAATTCCATATCAGCCTTCGGTTATTCCCCTCGAGGAGGAAGGTGAGGAGACAGAAGTTTCTCCGACCTCAAAGCTTGCCCTCTACCTGATTTCGCTCTGGGTCATTCCCCTTGTCTCGTTCCTTCTCCTCAGGTGGGAGATGGTCTACTTGGTGCTACCGTATCTGACGCTCCTTTCAGTCTCGTACCTCTTCTTCAAGCCAACCGGAAACGTTGAGGTTTGGCGCGTCGTTTCCCACAACCGCTTTTTGGAGGGTCAGGAGGCTGAAATCGAGGTTCACGTCAAAACGGACTTCCGCGTTGATTACTTTCGGGTCAGGGACCTCGTTCCCGACCTTGAGGTCGTTGGGAAACCTGAGAAGGTCTTCTCCCTTGGACCCGGAGAGGAGGGCGTTCTTAGGTACCGGGTCAAGGTGAAGCGCGGCATCTACCGGTTTGAGGGCGTTCGGGTCTCCTACCGCGACCCTTTCGGCTTTTTCTCCTCAGACCGCATCGTGGACCACTTCACCGAGATAGTTGGGGTTCCAATCCTTTACGAGGTTCAGACACCCTACTCGACCAAGGGAACTAAGATAACGATAGGTCCGCTCCCATCTCCCCTCATTGGAGGCGGCCTCGAGTTCCACGCGATTAGGGAGTATCAGCCCGGCGACCCGCTCAAGGTCATCAACTGGAAGGCCACCGCGAGAACCGGAAGGATAATGGCCAACGAGTTTGAGAGCGAGAGGAAAGTTGACGTCGTCTTCGTTATCGATGCCTCCAGAATGAACGAGCCGGTCTTTGACTACCTAATCCGCGCCGCTGCATCGCTCATGCTCAACGCCCTGAACGACGGCACGAGCTTCGGCCTCCTCATGGCGGAGAGGATACCCCTGTGGGTCCGCGTTGACTACGGCAAGAGGCACTTCTTCAAGTGCATCGATTTCCTCAGCACCGCGAGGCCCGACGAGAACAACTTCATCGCCTACCAGGTCGAGCACCTCGTCAAAACATCTCTTCCACCCCGGGCCCAGATTATTTATTTCTCACCGCTCGTAACCGAGGAGAGCAGGAAAGCACTGAAAATACTCGCCGAATTTGGCTACAAGGTCGTTGTTATAAGCCCGAACCCGAACAGCCTATACGAACCGAAAACCGAGGATGAGGAGCTCGCGATGAAGCTCGTCCAGCTCAAGAGAAAGGCCATCCTCAACAGCCTCGCGGGCTATGGACTCATAATAGACTGGGACGTCAGAAAACCCCTTAAAGCGGCAATCGCGGAGGTGCTTGGAGTATGA
- a CDS encoding DUF2118 family protein, with protein MERVPKLYVEGREGECIEKGKATKDCVIIDGNVEVWLKRGDTVPEFIGKNAKFLIKEVYDRFYLYVDRTTSRMNADAVLVLPDGRTRIYLRKGDELMLLPVEGFTKTLIANVGNRVRTGDAFAAVTTRKGEVHYLKPPRNGTVVFIDEITNRPHYVYYILPEE; from the coding sequence ATGGAGAGGGTTCCAAAGCTCTACGTCGAGGGTAGGGAAGGGGAGTGCATTGAGAAAGGAAAGGCCACAAAGGACTGTGTGATAATCGACGGCAACGTTGAGGTATGGCTTAAGAGGGGGGACACCGTTCCGGAGTTCATAGGGAAGAATGCAAAGTTCCTAATCAAGGAGGTCTACGACCGCTTTTACCTCTACGTGGACAGAACCACCAGCAGGATGAACGCCGACGCGGTTCTGGTCCTTCCAGACGGCAGAACGAGGATTTACCTCAGGAAGGGCGACGAGCTGATGCTTCTCCCCGTTGAAGGCTTCACCAAAACGCTGATAGCGAACGTCGGGAACAGGGTTAGAACGGGCGATGCATTCGCGGCTGTAACAACGAGAAAGGGAGAGGTTCACTACTTAAAGCCCCCGAGGAATGGCACCGTGGTCTTCATTGACGAGATAACGAACAGACCGCACTACGTCTACTACATCCTCCCAGAGGAGTAA
- a CDS encoding DUF4129 domain-containing protein, which produces MSTKVKFVALLTITVVLLAFVMNSHAFSAPHRRSTSELPLDFLTVVVLVGISAGLVFIIMMAFYFREFKGFKMRVDMEDGASSLLNSIVSAILSLIFIASLKLVGRPGPRPSPINCTLLNNVSYTSSFSKCPVVMASNLSNSTPSLSVNFSGIGSILGSLNTGFRCPITNVTPLASSYGTSTARFSKSAVTSHLWVVFMLPVLFSFAYAGYHYYRLGREEVKRKKKLQKAIEFDEKLDEFGLERFSDPKEAIVEIYKNAVLWLEGLGIPYRESWTHWEHAEHVKYMHEAFVKLARLFEKAKYAPERLEWKDAEKALEIYNELRGRARELAELE; this is translated from the coding sequence ATGTCCACTAAGGTCAAGTTCGTTGCGTTGCTGACAATAACGGTCGTTCTCCTTGCTTTTGTGATGAACAGTCATGCGTTTTCAGCCCCCCATCGCAGGTCCACCTCAGAGCTCCCCCTGGATTTTCTAACGGTTGTCGTCCTCGTTGGCATCTCCGCTGGTCTCGTGTTCATAATCATGATGGCCTTCTATTTTCGGGAGTTTAAAGGCTTCAAGATGCGCGTTGATATGGAGGATGGAGCTTCCTCATTGTTGAACTCCATCGTCTCGGCAATCCTCTCCCTGATTTTCATAGCATCCCTCAAGTTGGTCGGGAGACCGGGTCCCCGCCCGTCTCCCATCAACTGCACTCTCCTGAACAACGTTAGTTACACGAGCTCCTTCTCCAAGTGTCCGGTTGTGATGGCGTCTAACCTGTCTAACTCTACTCCAAGTCTTTCGGTGAACTTCTCTGGGATTGGCTCCATCCTGGGGAGCCTAAACACCGGCTTCCGCTGCCCAATCACTAACGTTACTCCTCTCGCCAGCTCTTATGGTACGTCGACGGCGAGGTTCTCAAAGAGTGCGGTGACGTCTCACCTCTGGGTTGTTTTCATGCTCCCGGTGCTCTTCAGCTTCGCTTATGCGGGTTATCACTACTACCGGCTCGGGCGGGAGGAGGTTAAGAGAAAGAAAAAGCTCCAGAAGGCCATTGAGTTCGATGAGAAGCTTGATGAGTTCGGCCTCGAGAGGTTCTCCGACCCCAAGGAAGCAATCGTGGAGATTTACAAGAACGCAGTGCTGTGGCTTGAGGGCCTTGGAATTCCGTACAGGGAGAGCTGGACCCACTGGGAGCACGCGGAGCACGTCAAGTACATGCACGAGGCCTTCGTGAAGCTTGCGAGGCTCTTCGAGAAGGCGAAGTACGCCCCGGAGAGGCTTGAGTGGAAAGACGCTGAAAAGGCCCTTGAGATTTACAACGAGCTGAGGGGGAGGGCCCGTGAGCTTGCGGAGCTTGAGTGA
- a CDS encoding AAA family ATPase — translation MKIEEVHEKSNLVLREVEKAIVGKENVLKMILTTILADGHILIEDLPGLAKTLMAKSFASALGLQFKRVQFTSDLLPSDILGVSVFNQKTLEFEFRKGPIFTNILLADEINRSPPKTQSALLEAMQERQVTIEGNTYELPKPFIVIATQNPIEQEGTYPLPEAQLDRFLVRLRVGYPTREEEKEILKRRMERKKEEVDITPVVTPEEVLEMQRAIEDVYISEPIIDYIVAVVEATRRDKRSVEIGASPRGSLALMKLSRAYAAIEGRDYVIPDDVKAVAVPALSHRLILKRELWYTKVSQESVMEKLLEKVPVPKFE, via the coding sequence ATGAAGATAGAGGAAGTTCACGAGAAGTCTAACCTCGTCCTGAGGGAAGTTGAAAAGGCGATAGTTGGCAAGGAAAACGTGCTGAAGATGATACTCACGACGATTTTAGCGGATGGCCACATCCTAATAGAGGACCTCCCGGGACTCGCGAAAACGCTGATGGCTAAGAGCTTTGCGAGCGCTCTCGGCCTGCAGTTCAAGCGCGTTCAGTTCACCTCCGACCTCCTTCCGAGCGACATACTCGGCGTCTCGGTCTTCAACCAGAAGACCCTTGAGTTCGAGTTCAGGAAGGGGCCAATTTTCACAAACATCCTCCTCGCGGACGAGATAAACCGCTCGCCGCCGAAGACGCAGAGTGCTCTGCTCGAAGCGATGCAGGAGAGGCAGGTGACGATAGAGGGCAACACCTACGAGCTTCCAAAGCCCTTCATCGTCATAGCGACGCAGAACCCCATAGAGCAGGAGGGAACGTACCCCCTCCCAGAGGCCCAGCTCGACCGCTTCCTCGTCCGCCTCCGTGTTGGATATCCCACCAGGGAGGAGGAGAAGGAAATCCTCAAGAGGAGAATGGAGCGCAAGAAGGAGGAAGTGGACATAACGCCAGTTGTCACGCCGGAGGAAGTCCTTGAGATGCAGAGGGCCATCGAGGACGTCTACATAAGCGAGCCGATAATCGACTACATCGTTGCCGTCGTTGAGGCAACCCGGAGGGACAAGAGGAGCGTTGAGATTGGCGCCTCTCCAAGGGGGAGCCTGGCCCTGATGAAGCTTTCGAGGGCCTATGCCGCAATAGAAGGCAGGGATTACGTAATTCCCGACGACGTTAAGGCCGTTGCCGTCCCAGCCCTGAGCCACAGGCTAATCCTAAAGCGCGAACTCTGGTACACGAAGGTCTCGCAGGAGAGCGTCATGGAGAAGCTCCTCGAGAAGGTTCCCGTTCCCAAGTTCGAGTGA
- a CDS encoding carbohydrate kinase family protein, whose translation MVELVVLGHVSIDTIVFPDGRKIEMPGGAAAAVATSAALAGAKVGLVTKVGEDFPREWLEKLAQYVDIGGVQILPGKTIHIWVIYKPDGSVESPVEMGVAERMGETPIPEDYLKAKIFHIAPIPPEEQVKVLNRLERRRVSLDFNPTYYEDYGRKPDLVRELVSMSYAVFPNEREAKLITGLDDVRKSAEELYSWGAELVVITRGERGVLIYDGDSHEFPALPVEGETDPTGAGDAFAGGFLAGLVKGKKLDECVRMGLERAREVLKKRGSWSISV comes from the coding sequence ATGGTCGAGCTCGTTGTCCTCGGTCACGTCTCGATAGACACGATAGTTTTCCCGGACGGGAGGAAAATCGAGATGCCCGGCGGTGCCGCGGCGGCCGTGGCGACTTCAGCCGCTCTGGCCGGCGCTAAGGTCGGTCTCGTCACGAAAGTCGGCGAGGATTTTCCGCGGGAGTGGCTTGAAAAACTGGCTCAATACGTTGACATTGGGGGAGTTCAAATCCTCCCCGGGAAGACTATTCACATCTGGGTTATCTACAAACCCGACGGAAGCGTTGAGTCACCGGTTGAGATGGGCGTTGCGGAGAGAATGGGCGAGACGCCGATTCCTGAGGATTATCTCAAGGCAAAAATCTTTCATATAGCTCCGATTCCGCCCGAGGAGCAGGTGAAGGTCCTCAATAGGCTTGAAAGGAGGAGAGTGAGCCTCGACTTTAACCCGACCTACTACGAGGACTACGGGAGAAAGCCCGACCTCGTGAGGGAGCTCGTATCTATGAGTTACGCAGTTTTTCCAAATGAGAGGGAGGCGAAACTAATCACCGGCCTCGATGACGTTAGAAAATCCGCAGAGGAGCTGTACTCCTGGGGAGCAGAGCTTGTTGTGATAACGAGGGGAGAGAGGGGAGTCCTGATTTACGACGGCGACTCCCACGAGTTTCCGGCGCTTCCCGTTGAGGGGGAGACAGACCCAACTGGAGCGGGTGATGCCTTCGCGGGTGGCTTTCTTGCCGGACTCGTGAAGGGTAAAAAGCTAGATGAGTGCGTGAGGATGGGCCTTGAGCGAGCGAGGGAAGTCCTAAAGAAAAGGGGGAGCTGGAGCATCAGCGTTTAA